The Spea bombifrons isolate aSpeBom1 chromosome 7, aSpeBom1.2.pri, whole genome shotgun sequence genomic interval CAGATATcatctatttaaaaatattatttagctaaacaaacatatttacgTTTATCAGTTGACCGTCTCTCATCCAGATTGAAAACAATTACGTAAGATCATATTTTTATCAGTACACAAATTTGAGGTCAATAAGCAATTTGATATCGGTCATTTTATCTAACATTTGACCTCGGGGGCTTGTGTTTTGTCACTTTGGATATCAGAAACGTGTCACCGATAGCGCCCGGCTACTTATCTGATGCTCACCATCTGCCGTGCCGTGTATAAGCATGTAGTCGACATCCTTAAAGTTCTTTGCTCTGGACATCACAGTTGAGCtctgcaaaggaaaaaaaaatgatttaaaatcaaAGTACAAATTGACCTTTAAACTTTTTAGAATACAAAATGTTCATGGATGAGCTTCAGAGGTTTCCATCATAATCATAATGGGTtatgttttgagtgttttgggTAGTTCTGTAAATGCAGAATATAGTTGCTTTGAACAGAACCTTAAATTGAAAGGTAGAGACATTCTACATTCCTTTAACggacatcaataaaaaaaaaactgtgttggAGTCACTCATTGAGATTATAAAATGCCCTGGAAAACCTGTATGGAATAAAGCGATATAATATTTTGACAGCCATGTGATCCTCCTATAGAACGTATGACTGTATAATGCTTAAGTGTCCTCTGTGAGTGATCTGTGTCCCTGGGGTGTTGGTTGAAATAACTAAATTCAAACAGTCTGAAGGTGACTCCACCACCTTGAGGCCAGTTTGGCTACTTACAAACTGCAAagtggaatttaaccccttaatgacaaagcccgtacatgtacgggctcaaaatgcattgtttccaatgggtttagggaccgcccattgtccttaaggggttaaaaaaaaagaaaagaaaactttaGAGTTTATTCAAAATGTTTATGGTTTATTATTTTGGGTCATGTTCCTTCCATAGGCTACAAActtcattatttaaaacatttaaaattatttaaaacacttcattatttaaaaaattttaaGCAAGAATtagatacatttgttttttacatattaagGTAGAAGCAGATCCATTTTCTTACCTCGTAGTTTTTAAGGTTATCTTCTTGTGTTGGAAGACCCATATATCTCTCTGTATAAATAGAGTCTGGTTTGGATAGGATAGACAATAGAATTTAGTTCTGGGAAGGAGTTTGTTAAAATTTTACACCGGTTCTTAAGTACATTCTTTTTCTAATTATAATTAgacatatgaaaaaataaagtgtagAGTAAGGTTTAATATTCTAATGGCTCTATCCAGGCCATTAAAACTTTCTtcaattactattattacataCCGTCTAACATTCCCTGTTAGGTGCCtatttatgaattattgttggaatagatttttattctattagatttttacaaaaataagctTTCATACCATAATACTCCCAGCTTGATACTGGAGCAACAGCAATTCCACATTTAAACAGCCCACTACCGCTGCCGAGCACCATGGAGGTTACGTACCCCCCATAGGActgaaaagaaatacaaaaagtaaCTTAGATGTGAGGCTGAGGAATGTACGCCgtaatattttgtttgctaGATAGCTTTACGCACAGAGGATCTATAGAAATATACTCACCCATCCCCAAATTGCAACTCTTTTTTCATCGATAAAGCCAAGACTTATAAAGTGCCTAAAATAATGATGCATAGATCTGTTACTAACTATTCAACATGattacattgtaacattttcatGCACACTTTATATTGATCCTACCTAAGCTAGTCAACGTTAACCCATTGCAGGTTAAATTATTGAAGAAAAGATGACTTTTGGCTAATAAAATGGCTCCAGTCCTTCTATGCCAAGAATAAATCGTCCAGCTTCTGAAATCTACTTGAATTTTacttttagtaaaataaatatctgtCATATAAAGACTAATGTTTGTGGGCTACCAGCTGTCCTCAAAACCCTTTAATTGGCAAACTggcttttttaacttttaatttgACTTAATGTTTGAAGCAGGAGTACGTAACAATTCAGAAAATTACTCAAATTTTTCCTCTCACCTGACTGCAGCAATTTGATCTTCAACTTCTACCGTCCCCAGCCTGTGATTTAATTGATGCATAATTTTATCCCCTTGGTATCCACTCCCTCGGCCATCAAAACTGGCCACGATGATTTTTTCCGTGCTGGCAAGATATGTCGCCCAGTTCAGTCGAAAATACTGATCTACCTTCTGACTGCATGGTCCTGCATATCTGAAATTACATACACAATATGtgataatatattaatacattattttctatatggaaatgttatattatatgagtctaataagaaaaagaatacatattGAATGGTATTCAGATTAATAATATCCAGGCAATTTAAAGGGGTATGAGGTTTATAATGACTAAAATCTCTAGTTCAGAATTCTGTATCACTTACACATCAATCAGCAATGGGTACTTCTTGGATTTATCAAAATGTGGTGGTAAGATCATCTGATACCACAAATCTAAAACCAAAGGCAGAAAGACAGGCATGTCAAGGAATGATTGCGAATAAGGCTAATTGCTTTTAATGTTTCATGTCAGAAGTCGGTTGGCAAAGTGGTGAAGTGGAGCATGTGTTAGTGTTTTGTTCAACATATTTCCctaaaaacaataacattaagaGGATCCTTTTGTGATCATCAGTAAGCCTTCTATCTCTGCAGTCGCTTTTTGTTATTGTTCAACAGACATTTCATTGTCTCAAGTGCACAGTAAACATATTGTTAGGCCAAGAGTAGACTTACCGAAACCATGCAGCGCAAAAGTATGATTTTCTTTTGTAGGCATCTGAACATCATCCAACAGGAGCTGTAAGACCTGGTTGTCTTCTAGAATCTGTATGGCTTAAAATGGAAGTACGTAGAAAGAAATTAGGTATTAATGGCTAAACAGAATATTGTCTATTTGATGGACTATTTATTTGATTGGCCTGTGATAATGTAATGGCCATAGTAAGTCATATCCATGAGAATGTAAAATATATCTCACAGGTTTTTGACCATCATTTGGACCCACTGAAGGAGTACATGAAACACCTCCTGTTACTCATCATAATGCAGTAGGAAACCACAAGAACAAAAGAGGCATGAAGACTACTGATGATTCCATTGTGAACATATGCACAAAACTTTAGAGGTTTGAAGTTACCTTTGTCATCGCTGCCGTTGTGCAAAGTATAAATGGGTATTCCTGGACCTGTTAGCAAAAACATATGCATATAACAGGGTTGAAATCAGATAACAAATTATTtcccattttgttaacttaggAACAAAAATAGGctccattaaataaaatattagaacttTCCCTAAAGACTAttccatataaaatataactattttcTGATGGGTTCCTAGATCTAAGGATAAAGATGTTAAACCACTATAGTATTTTTCTTTGAAACGATGCCAGGATACATATTTGATTCCTTGGTTTATCTAATGTTGCtcacttaaaggtgctgttcaacCTACTCTGTTGATTTAAACGTTGTAAGAGCACACCATATAATTTTGactcattcataattttggtGGGAAATGTGTCATGTGACACTGCTAAGTTATTGTCTTAGGAACTAAACAAGCATATGAAAAGTTTCAATGGAAAGAATAGCATGATAGATCCTCTAAGCTATTTTATAAGGACAGTTAGTTTTTTTACCAAACGTGACTAcactctttttattttatctgaaaacataaaataatgataCGCGCTATTTCTGCTCTTTCACCTTATTCTTTTTGATTAATATCAGAAATTTACATTTGTGGGCTTTTTGAGGCTCCTTCTACTGGCAAGGCAAGTTACTGAGCCCCGGGCTCCATAGGTTGAGACTTACCACTGCAGGTCAATGAGTAATACACGGAATTGTGGCTAAAGTATGCAGAATATCGTTGGCACCTCTCTGGACGTAGTTGGCAGGTGACGCATTCCGGTTTATTGTCAGTAGAACCCAGTTTTATCCTAAGAAAGATGTTTTTTCATGAGACATGTAGGCACCGACTTCTGGCTCTTGATATTAATAACGTCATTATGAGAAAGATGGTAACTGTTTCTACATTATCTGGGAAGACTCATTTTCAGAGTTCCCGTTCTCATTTCTGTTTCTTGATGAAATTATTACATAGGGGCCTTCCGCCTCCTATAGAGAACAGGAGATGGAGAGTTCCAGGATCCAGTCCTGGTAAGTTCTCATGGAAGGCTACATCCTTTGCCAGAGCCCTAGACCTTAATCCAGTGACCCAGGACTTATTTGTCAAACATGTTGCCTCCGGGTCAATCCCACAAAGCTACCAAGAATCTTCGCGTATGGAAAAGGCGTTAAATCagaccaaaaaaacaatatctttcTGCCTAGTGGTCAGTCTGTCATTAGTAGAAGAGGCAACATTtacttcaataaatgaaaaaataatacaaattaagtCTTTCAATTTTccaatattaacaaaatatttttttactttactttttaatacggtttattaaaaaagtaaagtaaaagttttAATGCACGGTTTATATAATGTAGACAATTAGCTAGTATTCATTAATATGTACAGACTGTACGGTTAATATCGAGGTTCATGGCAGTAAAAATCTTACTTGTAAAGTTGTCTTCTTCCTGGGAATCCTTCATTACTAATATAGTACCTATCATAACATGGAAGGAAAATACTGTTACATTTGAACACATTTTCTATTTACTTTTATCACAACATATCATTGGAAATATTATtggaaaaaagtacattttgggTGAAAGTTATATGTGTATTGAGACATTTATAAATCTGAATAAACTTTGTATCTGTTGCACACATGTGTTGATGGGTTTTGGGAAACCAAACCAAGCAATGTAAAGTTAGTAGATATAAAATTTGTATCCCAAtgtcaataacaaaaaaacaagacaaacaTGAATTTCAGACTCTGTACAAAAGCATGAAAGTCCATATTCTAATTAAATTGTTGATCTCAGAACACACTATACATGTTTGTGTACCCCCTACAAAAGGGAACATTACTACTGATCATTAGGGGCATTGAGAAAAATCAGCTCATGTATCTAATCTCAAAGAACACAAACATATTTACCCTAAATCACACAACACaaatattaagtaaaatgtgttccatgtaatacatttttaaagtgcTTTGAACTCACAGATAGTTGCTGGTTAATGTGGTGATGGTGGTAACTTCAAAATTTCCTGTGGTTATCGGAACTGGATTCTGCAGAAATAAGTGATAAATGTGGATTATTAGTAAATGGTGTTTAGtggaagaaaaaacatattaggGTGATTGACTGGTAACTTTTATGATCTTATTTGCCACGGCTGTGTCCCATAGCTACTGTATTAGTGTCACCCTAGACATTACAAACCTAGAGCACCGTCAAACCTTCCAACACAACCAACcttctgcaaaagaaaaaaaagatgcctCCTGCCCCTGCCCTCTCCTCCCTGGTGATATTAGAGGGATCAGAGATCTCCAAACTTGTACCAGCAAAGACACAAGTGCATCCAGTTTTAGGATGATGGAGTACGGGTGTCTTCTCACGTGCAGGATCTACTAATATATAAAGCCACATGCTATGACTTATGATCCATAGAAAACGTGATGTTCACATTCAGCGTTCATACTGGGTGGTCAGGCTCCCCCATGCACTGCTACTCAGGGGGCAGTAACGAGGGAAGTCTCTGATCCCTAACCAATTCATTTACTGATAAAGCCCCCACAACACAGTGTACCCCTATGGCAAGTTCTTAAAGCAGAGCGCTTGgctgtgacatcataacacaTCATTCAGTAGTAATGATGGATGATGTGGAAGGGGCTCCATAAATACATCTCTGCTCAAGCTAATACATTCTGCAGAGGTGCATATCAGGGGCCACAATGGTATCAAAACTACAGAGCACAGTTGCTTTGACTGTGAGCTTAATACCTGTATGAGTTATGGCTTACCTTACAAAATGCACTTTATGAAGCTGCAAAGACTCCTTACCTGAGTTCCATTAAAGAAATGAATATGCTTGTAGCCATCTGCATTGCTGACAATCTTATAATAGGCATTGTGGTCTGATGTGAAGACTGGATTGCTTGGTTGaaactaaaattaaaagaaCACTTATAGAACATactcaaaatgtattattcttgcCACTTATACAAGACATAGTAAGATGCATCTAATTAATGGGTATATTTTAACACACCACTGCaataatgtacatatatatatatatatatatatatatatatgtataacattTACTTTCAATATAAGTAATTCAAGGACTTACATCTCCAATCCATCCAGTGATACTTTCTTCACGGACTGGCTGTATAATGTAGAAAGGAGAATTACGGAATAGCGTTTAAGTATATCTGTCATTCTACAATATAGATTATCCACAGTgcaaaaacatacacattcatcgatttgtgcataaaataaatagtttgaTATAAACAAAACACCCATAAAAAGAATACATACCTGTAGGCATGTCCAACTATGTGTCCCTTCATTAACGTCACATAGACTGAGTAATGAAACATTTTGGATCCTTCTAAGCCACTGAATTACAATTCTTTGGTCTGTTACCCAAGCCAAACTGCTTATGTAATGATCCCtgggataaaagaaaaaaacatttactgtaCAAATTGGAGGAAACGGTCTGATTGAAAACATGTAATTTATGCTGTATTTAACTTAAATCCCAAAACTCGGCGCGCTCACTACACTTTCcacatatcaatcaatgctgtttTTAGAATATGGGTTGTAGTAACTCTTTAAAACACTAGAGGGCACACCATGCCCAGATTTCTAACACCAT includes:
- the LOC128501522 gene encoding dipeptidyl peptidase 4-like, with the protein product MKTWVKWLIGLLVLAIVIVAIAVPVALLTNKDKEPTDIRKTFTLEDYFGDKYRYKSFGLEWISDNEYLFRTKENNLHIFNVDTQETSEILSNTTINNNGSFYLLSPDRKYALLQYNYEKVWRHSYTASYHIYNIVESKFVTMQLPDKVQYITWSPVGHKLAFVQGNNIYVKEAPEEPAVGITSDGALNKILNGIPDWVYEEEMFSSNYALWWSPNAKYLSYVQFNDTEVPIIEYTFYGEESEQYPQTIHIPYPKAGTKNPTVKVFTVNTEPLVNISHTEIVAPDEIKNVDHYISSLAWVTDQRIVIQWLRRIQNVSLLSLCDVNEGTHSWTCLQPVREESITGWIGDFQPSNPVFTSDHNAYYKIVSNADGYKHIHFFNGTQNPVPITTGNFEVTTITTLTSNYLYYISNEGFPGRRQLYKIKLGSTDNKPECVTCQLRPERCQRYSAYFSHNSVYYSLTCSGPGIPIYTLHNGSDDKAIQILEDNQVLQLLLDDVQMPTKENHTFALHGFDLWYQMILPPHFDKSKKYPLLIDVYAGPCSQKVDQYFRLNWATYLASTEKIIVASFDGRGSGYQGDKIMHQLNHRLGTVEVEDQIAAVRHFISLGFIDEKRVAIWGWSYGGYVTSMVLGSGSGLFKCGIAVAPVSSWEYYDSIYTERYMGLPTQEDNLKNYESSTVMSRAKNFKDVDYMLIHGTADDNVHFQQAAQISKALVDAQVDFETMWYTDKDHGIGGLANRHIYTHMSHFLKQCFNLQ